A part of Campylobacter concisus genomic DNA contains:
- a CDS encoding 3-deoxy-D-manno-octulosonate 8-phosphate phosphatase — protein MIEIIFLDIDGCMTDGKIIYNANGEELKFFDVKDGYAIESWLKLGKKVAIITGRKSAIVERRAEDLKINHVYQGVGDKFEVASEILKFEGLNFKNAAAIGDDYNDYKILNAVAWSFKPKNAIKELDVKTKLKHKGGNGAVREMIELIIKSENLYDEWSKRWL, from the coding sequence ATGATAGAGATTATATTTTTAGACATTGATGGTTGCATGACTGATGGCAAGATCATATACAATGCAAATGGTGAAGAGCTTAAATTTTTTGATGTAAAAGATGGCTATGCGATAGAAAGCTGGTTAAAGCTTGGCAAGAAAGTAGCTATCATCACTGGCAGAAAGTCAGCCATCGTTGAGCGAAGAGCAGAGGATCTAAAGATAAATCACGTCTATCAAGGTGTTGGTGATAAATTTGAAGTGGCGAGTGAGATATTAAAATTTGAAGGGCTTAACTTTAAAAACGCAGCAGCTATCGGTGATGACTACAATGACTATAAAATTTTAAATGCAGTTGCTTGGAGCTTTAAGCCAAAAAATGCGATAAAAGAGCTTGATGTAAAGACAAAACTAAAGCACAAAGGTGGCAATGGCGCGGTTAGAGAGATGATCGAGCTTATTATAAAATCAGAAAATTTATATGACGAGTGGTCGAAGCGTTGGTTGTAA
- a CDS encoding LPS export ABC transporter periplasmic protein LptC yields the protein MVVKIFYFVVAIFSVVMIFLAAQDPYLANVLKIDTKISNMQINDVIDYEINSTKISGVYEADELNRYNDKDEFLSFKAKILRGNLKHFLNSDKAISQNDEIIFQKNANYENNDSLRFISDEVIYGTKTKIVRSEANFTLIRNNDKALGESGSYDLGKKQTQVKGLRAWVEENQRF from the coding sequence TTGGTTGTAAAAATTTTCTACTTCGTCGTGGCTATTTTTAGTGTCGTGATGATATTTCTGGCAGCTCAAGATCCATATCTTGCAAATGTTTTAAAGATCGATACAAAGATATCAAATATGCAGATAAATGATGTGATAGATTATGAGATAAATTCCACAAAAATAAGCGGAGTCTATGAGGCTGACGAGCTAAATAGATACAATGATAAAGATGAATTTTTGAGTTTTAAAGCAAAAATTTTAAGAGGAAATTTAAAACATTTTTTAAACTCAGACAAAGCAATCTCACAAAATGACGAAATCATCTTTCAAAAGAATGCGAACTATGAAAACAACGATAGTTTGAGATTTATAAGTGACGAAGTGATATATGGAACAAAAACAAAAATAGTAAGATCTGAAGCAAATTTCACGCTCATAAGAAATAATGATAAGGCACTGGGTGAGAGTGGAAGCTATGATCTTGGCAAGAAACAAACGCAGGTAAAAGGGTTAAGGGCATGGGTAGAAGAAAATCAGCGATTTTAG
- a CDS encoding lipopolysaccharide transport periplasmic protein LptA, with protein MGRRKSAILAVILGFTFLNAEQVEITSNDFFADENKQTSEFIGNVNIKKGSFDELKADKVVVYFDKKRQPIKYVATGNARARIFIKDKHYDGKGNTLTYEPEKQIYTVSGNGYLHEVETDKNVYGEKIVVNQKDGTYSVNSDEKKPVKFIFQVEEKDK; from the coding sequence ATGGGTAGAAGAAAATCAGCGATTTTAGCGGTGATATTGGGTTTTACATTTTTAAATGCAGAGCAAGTTGAAATCACATCAAATGATTTTTTTGCAGATGAGAATAAGCAAACTAGTGAATTTATAGGTAATGTAAATATCAAAAAGGGCTCATTTGATGAGCTTAAGGCAGATAAGGTGGTCGTCTATTTTGACAAAAAACGCCAACCTATAAAATATGTGGCTACTGGCAATGCTAGAGCAAGAATTTTTATAAAAGATAAGCACTACGACGGCAAAGGCAATACTCTTACATACGAGCCAGAAAAACAGATCTATACTGTTAGTGGAAATGGCTATTTGCATGAAGTAGAAACTGATAAGAATGTTTATGGTGAAAAGATAGTTGTTAATCAAAAAGATGGCACGTATAGTGTAAATAGTGATGAAAAAAAGCCTGTTAAGTTTATCTTTCAGGTAGAGGAAAAAGATAAGTGA
- a CDS encoding YihA family ribosome biogenesis GTP-binding protein, giving the protein MIRPLGAKFITSSPSIKEAPSFVTSEVVFLGRSNVGKSSLINTLVNQKNLAKSSSTPGKTQLINFFEAEFCEQKDEQEEKDKFKLILVDLPGFGYAKVAKTKHDEWRKNLDEFLKFRSDIRLFIHLIDARHFDLDIDVNVDAYLKSFLRADQKILNLYTKSDKLNQSQKSAVMKFDPSGILVSTLNKSGIEKAREAIMNNALGR; this is encoded by the coding sequence GTGATAAGGCCACTAGGTGCTAAATTTATCACATCAAGTCCAAGTATAAAAGAGGCTCCAAGCTTCGTAACAAGCGAAGTTGTCTTTTTGGGTAGATCAAATGTTGGTAAAAGCAGCCTCATAAATACACTTGTAAATCAAAAAAATCTAGCCAAAAGCTCATCGACTCCTGGTAAAACTCAGCTTATAAATTTTTTTGAGGCCGAGTTTTGTGAGCAAAAAGATGAGCAGGAAGAAAAAGATAAATTTAAGCTCATTTTGGTTGATTTGCCAGGCTTTGGCTATGCAAAAGTGGCAAAAACAAAGCATGATGAATGGCGCAAAAATTTAGATGAGTTTTTGAAATTTAGAAGCGACATTAGACTTTTTATACATCTAATTGACGCTAGACATTTTGATTTAGACATAGACGTAAATGTAGATGCTTATCTAAAAAGCTTTTTAAGGGCTGATCAGAAAATTTTAAATTTATATACAAAAAGCGATAAGCTAAATCAAAGCCAAAAGAGTGCGGTAATGAAATTTGACCCAAGCGGTATCTTGGTCTCAACTCTTAATAAAAGCGGTATCGAAAAGGCTAGAGAAGCCATCATGAATAACGCTCTTGGTAGATAA
- a CDS encoding 7-cyano-7-deazaguanine synthase: MKKAVCIMSGGMDSTLCAVMAKKAGYDIVALHFDYGQRTMKREKLAFNEICERLGITKKMSLDVSFIAQIGGNSLTDESLQIRKDGVEKDVPNTYVPFRNGIFISVAAALAEKENAQAIYIGVVEEDSSGYPDCKESFIKSINKAINLGTSPSFSCEIITPLVNLSKADIVAKSLELDSPLELTWSCYESEDEACGLCDSCRLRLNGFKKANATDKISYKNQKFSL; the protein is encoded by the coding sequence ATGAAAAAAGCAGTTTGTATAATGAGTGGCGGTATGGATAGTACGCTTTGTGCTGTAATGGCAAAAAAGGCTGGGTATGATATTGTAGCACTTCATTTTGACTATGGCCAAAGAACGATGAAACGCGAAAAACTTGCATTTAACGAAATTTGTGAAAGATTAGGCATTACAAAAAAGATGAGTTTGGATGTTAGCTTTATTGCCCAAATAGGCGGAAATTCTTTGACTGATGAAAGCTTACAAATAAGAAAAGATGGGGTGGAAAAAGATGTGCCAAATACTTACGTGCCTTTTCGAAATGGTATTTTTATCTCAGTCGCTGCCGCACTTGCCGAAAAAGAAAATGCACAAGCTATCTATATCGGTGTCGTAGAAGAAGATAGTTCAGGCTATCCTGACTGCAAAGAAAGCTTCATAAAAAGCATAAACAAGGCTATAAATTTGGGTACATCGCCTAGTTTTTCGTGCGAGATAATTACTCCACTTGTAAATTTAAGCAAAGCTGACATCGTAGCAAAGTCGCTTGAGCTTGACTCGCCACTAGAGCTTACTTGGAGCTGCTACGAGAGCGAGGACGAGGCATGCGGACTTTGCGATAGCTGTAGATTAAGGCTAAATGGCTTTAAAAAGGCAAATGCTACTGATAAAATCTCATATAAAAATCAAAAATTTTCCTTATGA
- a CDS encoding rRNA maturation RNase YbeY → MILCEESYPKILDEICEYLTLGEIELVFVDKEEMRELNKTERGIDKTTDVLSFPLELVIHAPLGSIVINKDIVKEKAAELNHSEDAETALLFTHGLLHILGFDHEKDDGEMREKECEVIKKFELPKSLIVRSEDVRLIDLINNKNLKE, encoded by the coding sequence ATGATACTTTGCGAAGAGAGCTATCCAAAAATTTTAGATGAAATTTGTGAATATTTGACACTAGGAGAAATCGAGCTAGTTTTTGTCGATAAAGAAGAGATGAGAGAACTGAATAAAACTGAGCGAGGCATTGATAAAACGACAGATGTTTTAAGTTTTCCGCTTGAGCTTGTCATTCACGCCCCACTTGGCTCAATCGTTATAAACAAAGATATAGTAAAAGAAAAAGCTGCAGAGCTAAATCATAGCGAAGATGCCGAAACCGCACTACTTTTTACACATGGATTGCTTCATATCTTGGGATTTGATCATGAAAAAGATGATGGCGAAATGAGAGAAAAAGAGTGCGAGGTTATCAAGAAATTTGAGCTGCCTAAAAGTCTAATCGTAAGAAGTGAGGATGTTAGGCTAATTGATCTTATAAATAATAAAAATTTAAAAGAGTAG
- a CDS encoding ferrochelatase produces MTIENLTRLINAEALNAPTITSVSEFVFELKHVRRGFAYICLNANDSDIETAIKQGAYAIISEDNVPIIDKEIAFLKVSSLQTAMIKLMRFEATHKDLKFCAVNPFINDFLEKSKLGSNAHVMSKNITELFNQIFHAKVFDVFFGDDTRTLQRISPLFETIYTDTTMHEINPSSIFFTNTVFKQTYYQNLNIPRVFAGMFYGLLKFLDSNKISFKPYEGRIHGHFDPIFIDKNFIPTSFGNSFRAIITESDEDLFISQSIFLNKKFSPDEIKICLPEGSLLKVQNAIYFKNLSEIKKLKNFIYILILCQKEELLEELHKASEENLLF; encoded by the coding sequence ATGACAATAGAAAATTTAACTCGTCTAATAAATGCCGAGGCTCTAAATGCACCGACGATAACTAGCGTAAGCGAGTTTGTTTTCGAGCTAAAGCATGTAAGACGTGGCTTTGCATATATTTGCTTAAACGCAAATGATAGCGACATAGAAACAGCGATTAAACAAGGCGCATACGCCATAATTAGCGAAGATAATGTGCCAATTATCGATAAAGAGATCGCTTTTTTAAAAGTTAGTAGCTTACAAACCGCCATGATAAAACTCATGAGATTTGAGGCTACTCACAAAGATTTAAAATTTTGCGCCGTAAATCCTTTTATAAATGACTTTTTAGAAAAATCAAAGCTTGGCTCTAACGCACACGTCATGTCAAAAAATATCACTGAGCTTTTTAATCAAATTTTTCACGCAAAGGTCTTTGATGTCTTTTTTGGCGATGACACAAGAACACTTCAGCGAATATCGCCTCTTTTTGAGACCATTTACACAGATACGACTATGCACGAGATAAATCCAAGCTCGATCTTTTTTACAAACACAGTATTTAAGCAAACATACTATCAAAACTTAAACATACCACGAGTTTTTGCTGGGATGTTTTATGGGCTTTTAAAATTTCTTGATAGCAATAAAATTTCATTTAAGCCTTACGAAGGTAGGATTCACGGGCATTTTGACCCGATTTTTATAGATAAAAATTTTATTCCTACTAGTTTTGGAAATAGCTTTAGAGCCATAATTACTGAAAGCGATGAAGATTTATTCATAAGCCAAAGTATATTTTTAAATAAAAAATTTAGCCCTGATGAGATAAAAATTTGCTTACCAGAAGGCTCGTTATTAAAAGTACAAAACGCAATCTACTTTAAAAATTTAAGCGAGATAAAAAAGCTTAAAAATTTTATCTATATATTGATTTTATGCCAAAAAGAGGAGCTTTTAGAAGAGCTTCACAAAGCATCTGAAGAAAATCTACTCTTTTAA
- a CDS encoding fructose-bisphosphatase: protein MQELNQIFNTIKYIAKEISEVIKYADLGYTTHENATGDTQLKLDVKSDEIITAKFKQLACVKALISEEKEDELEINKNAKFIIAYDPLDGSSLVDVNFAVGSIFGIYENEVKPENLIAAAYSIYGPRLELVIAEKKGALPKFYRLGKDGEFKFVKELELKEKGKLNATGATQKGWSQTHRNFINELFNEGYRLRYSGAMVSDLHQILLKGGGLFSYPATSDHPNGKLRVVFEVLPFAFIYENAKGATSNGKNQTLFDIKIEKIHQTTPCFFGSRDEISLLHKFYEQK from the coding sequence ATGCAAGAACTAAACCAAATTTTTAACACCATCAAATATATCGCAAAAGAGATAAGCGAAGTGATAAAATACGCCGATCTTGGCTACACAACTCACGAAAATGCGACCGGCGACACCCAGCTAAAGCTTGATGTCAAAAGCGACGAGATCATCACGGCTAAATTTAAGCAGCTTGCCTGCGTAAAAGCACTAATTAGCGAAGAAAAAGAGGACGAGCTTGAGATAAACAAAAATGCTAAATTTATAATCGCTTATGATCCGCTTGATGGCTCAAGCCTAGTTGATGTAAATTTTGCCGTTGGCTCGATCTTTGGTATCTACGAAAATGAAGTAAAACCAGAAAATTTAATAGCCGCAGCTTACAGCATCTATGGTCCAAGACTTGAGCTGGTAATTGCCGAGAAAAAGGGCGCCTTGCCTAAATTTTATAGACTTGGCAAAGATGGCGAGTTTAAATTTGTAAAAGAGCTTGAGCTAAAAGAAAAAGGCAAGCTAAATGCCACGGGAGCCACGCAAAAAGGCTGGAGCCAAACACATAGAAATTTTATAAACGAGCTATTTAACGAGGGCTACAGACTAAGATACTCAGGTGCGATGGTAAGCGACCTACATCAAATTTTGCTAAAAGGTGGCGGTCTTTTTAGCTACCCAGCAACGAGCGATCATCCAAATGGCAAGCTAAGAGTAGTCTTTGAGGTATTGCCATTTGCCTTCATATATGAAAACGCAAAGGGCGCAACCTCAAACGGTAAAAATCAAACGCTTTTTGATATAAAAATAGAAAAAATTCACCAAACAACGCCATGCTTTTTTGGCTCACGTGATGAAATTTCTCTTTTGCATAAATTTTACGAGCAAAAATAA
- a CDS encoding molybdopterin-guanine dinucleotide biosynthesis protein MobB yields MKRLAIAFSGPSNSGKTTLILKVAKKFIDDGLKVAIVKHDPGDKAKFDVEGKDSFKFSQTGADVVVMSPTRTTYFSQNPQEISDVIKMLGEFDMLLVEGLKTLPLPRLSVFKDEIDEKYLSFSDAIATYKKQIPYEIKNINLDDIDAICAWIIKNAKAV; encoded by the coding sequence ATGAAAAGACTTGCTATCGCTTTTTCTGGCCCTTCAAATAGCGGAAAAACGACTCTTATTTTAAAGGTAGCAAAAAAATTTATAGATGATGGTTTGAAAGTCGCGATAGTAAAACACGACCCGGGCGACAAGGCCAAATTTGATGTTGAAGGCAAGGATAGCTTTAAATTTTCTCAAACCGGAGCAGATGTGGTTGTGATGAGTCCGACTAGAACAACTTATTTTTCACAAAATCCACAAGAAATTAGCGACGTCATTAAAATGCTAGGCGAGTTTGATATGCTATTAGTCGAGGGGTTAAAGACGCTTCCACTACCAAGATTAAGCGTTTTTAAAGATGAAATAGATGAAAAATATCTTAGCTTTTCAGATGCTATCGCAACATACAAAAAACAAATTCCTTACGAGATAAAAAATATAAATTTAGACGATATAGACGCCATTTGTGCGTGGATAATCAAAAATGCAAAGGCTGTATAA
- a CDS encoding lytic transglycosylase, which produces MFLLRHFSILSLACVALLAKIYTYEELKNEPKSLAKDYYINRLINEGSYTKEQIAELSRDVFRKSGLVQKSINKILPPKAAPSKCPDISASNITTASLACQNLLTTMSFSLKLDSKTREILAANLASTNPEKARILRTLNEANPAQAFVNLNDTKSFLELFNASSSQNKNTLFSANFDANFMTKLYSQKGFTNLLNDLVFNKKNEDFRRNLLSIDPAVTEKSDAFTLGLNAILLGQDDIAFSLFARAKNTLERAWQRDNATFWLYQISKNESFLKELSASKDTNIYSLYARDLIGGEPLEVIVPKPSKQNIENFDVSDPFLWNKTAALAKDMNATQASEFAKKFYTNESIGAYAYFMQKAHGWEKQYFLMPSSPELEGISNERKSMIYALARQESLFIPSVVSTSYALGMMQFMPFLANAIGKKELKIPNFDQDDLFKTDVAFKFANHHLNYLDKFLYHPLFTAYAYNGGIGFTKKVITRDDMFKEGKFEPFLSIELVPVAETRNYGKKVLANYVIYMALNGSSIKISQLFENLTKPALTDKFRN; this is translated from the coding sequence TTGTTTTTGCTGCGTCACTTTAGTATCCTCTCTTTAGCCTGCGTTGCTCTTTTAGCTAAAATTTACACCTACGAGGAGCTAAAAAACGAGCCAAAAAGCCTTGCAAAAGACTACTACATAAACCGCCTTATAAACGAAGGCAGCTACACAAAGGAGCAGATAGCTGAGCTTTCACGCGACGTTTTTAGAAAAAGTGGCTTAGTTCAAAAATCAATCAATAAAATTTTACCTCCCAAAGCAGCCCCTAGCAAATGTCCTGACATAAGTGCAAGCAACATTACAACTGCTAGCTTGGCTTGCCAAAATTTACTAACAACGATGAGCTTTTCTCTAAAACTTGATAGCAAAACTCGTGAAATTTTAGCGGCAAATCTTGCAAGCACAAACCCAGAAAAAGCTAGGATTTTACGCACTTTAAACGAGGCAAATCCGGCCCAGGCATTTGTAAATCTAAACGATACAAAGAGTTTTTTAGAACTTTTTAACGCCTCTAGCTCACAAAATAAAAACACACTTTTTAGTGCAAATTTTGACGCAAATTTTATGACTAAGCTATACTCTCAAAAAGGCTTTACAAATTTATTAAACGACCTTGTTTTTAACAAGAAAAATGAAGATTTTAGAAGAAATTTGCTGAGTATTGATCCAGCTGTCACTGAAAAAAGTGATGCTTTTACGCTTGGATTAAATGCGATTCTACTAGGACAAGACGATATCGCTTTTAGTCTTTTTGCAAGAGCCAAAAATACCCTTGAAAGGGCTTGGCAAAGAGACAATGCGACATTTTGGCTCTATCAGATAAGCAAAAACGAAAGCTTTTTAAAAGAGTTAAGTGCCAGCAAGGATACAAATATATACTCGCTTTACGCAAGAGATTTGATTGGTGGCGAACCACTTGAAGTCATCGTACCAAAACCTAGCAAGCAAAATATCGAAAATTTTGACGTGAGCGATCCGTTTTTATGGAACAAAACTGCAGCCCTTGCAAAAGATATGAATGCCACGCAAGCAAGCGAATTTGCGAAGAAATTTTATACAAACGAAAGCATCGGCGCCTATGCATACTTCATGCAAAAGGCGCATGGCTGGGAGAAGCAATACTTCTTGATGCCAAGCTCTCCTGAGCTTGAGGGTATCAGCAACGAGAGAAAGTCAATGATCTACGCTCTGGCTAGACAAGAGAGTCTCTTTATCCCAAGCGTCGTTTCTACCTCTTACGCCCTTGGAATGATGCAGTTTATGCCATTTCTTGCAAATGCGATCGGCAAAAAAGAGCTAAAAATTCCAAATTTTGACCAGGACGATCTTTTTAAAACAGATGTCGCCTTTAAATTTGCAAATCACCACTTAAACTACCTTGATAAATTTCTTTATCATCCGCTCTTTACGGCCTACGCGTATAACGGCGGTATCGGCTTTACCAAAAAAGTCATCACAAGAGATGATATGTTTAAAGAAGGTAAATTTGAGCCGTTTTTATCGATCGAGCTAGTCCCTGTGGCTGAGACTAGAAACTACGGCAAGAAGGTGCTTGCAAACTACGTGATCTATATGGCGCTTAATGGTTCCAGTATAAAGATTTCGCAACTTTTCGAAAATTTAACAAAACCTGCTTTGACTGATAAATTTCGAAACTAA
- a CDS encoding glutamate--tRNA ligase (GluRS2; in Helicobacter this enzyme was found to misacylate tRNA-Gln with glutamate which is further transamidated to glutamine), with protein sequence MYRFAPSPTGDMHIGNLRAAIFNYICSLQDKSGFILRIEDTDKERNIKGKEKDILEILSKFGIKPEQIYIQSENLKFHRQLASKLLIDKKAFACFCTEEELEAKKQKAKEQGVAYRYDGTCERLSDAEVLNCEKPFVIRMKKPTRTMSFTDAIKGELSFEPDAVDSFVIMRADKTPTYNFACAVDDMLEGVTFVIRGEDHVSNTPKQDLIREGLGYTGKMNYAHLPILLNIEGKKMSKRENESSVKWLFEQGFLPEAIANYLILLGNKTPTEIFTIEEAVKWFDITKISRSPARFDVKKLEQINREHIKLASKERIKEIFGVDESKVELVKFYTQESSLVPEIKAKVEAIYSPKIAPDEYKNEFEIIKKAARNLKPCETFDEFKKELMSATNLKGKNFFMPLRALLTNDLHGPELSELYPLIKDDLGKILI encoded by the coding sequence ATGTATCGTTTTGCACCCTCTCCAACAGGAGATATGCACATAGGAAATTTACGTGCCGCTATTTTTAATTATATTTGTTCTTTGCAAGATAAAAGTGGCTTTATTTTACGCATAGAAGATACCGACAAAGAGCGAAATATTAAGGGAAAAGAGAAAGATATCTTAGAAATTTTAAGCAAATTTGGTATAAAGCCAGAGCAAATTTACATCCAAAGTGAAAATTTAAAATTCCACAGACAGCTAGCCTCAAAGCTTCTCATTGACAAAAAGGCCTTTGCTTGCTTTTGCACCGAAGAAGAACTCGAGGCAAAAAAACAAAAAGCAAAAGAGCAAGGTGTGGCATATAGATATGACGGTACCTGCGAGAGACTAAGCGATGCTGAAGTTTTAAACTGTGAGAAGCCATTTGTCATCCGTATGAAAAAGCCAACGCGCACGATGAGCTTTACAGACGCGATCAAAGGCGAGCTAAGCTTCGAGCCAGACGCCGTTGATAGCTTTGTCATCATGAGAGCAGACAAAACTCCAACTTATAACTTCGCCTGCGCGGTTGATGATATGCTTGAGGGTGTGACCTTTGTCATACGCGGCGAGGATCACGTGAGTAACACACCAAAGCAAGACCTCATACGTGAGGGGCTTGGCTACACCGGCAAGATGAACTACGCGCATTTGCCTATCCTTTTAAATATAGAGGGCAAAAAAATGAGCAAACGCGAGAACGAATCAAGCGTAAAATGGCTCTTTGAGCAGGGATTTTTACCTGAGGCGATCGCTAACTATCTGATACTTCTTGGCAACAAAACTCCAACCGAAATTTTTACCATTGAAGAGGCGGTAAAGTGGTTTGATATAACTAAAATTTCACGCTCACCTGCTAGATTTGACGTGAAAAAACTTGAGCAGATAAATAGAGAACACATCAAGCTTGCTTCAAAAGAGCGCATAAAAGAGATATTTGGCGTGGATGAGAGCAAGGTTGAGCTAGTTAAATTTTACACTCAAGAAAGCTCGCTAGTGCCTGAGATAAAGGCAAAAGTTGAGGCTATATACTCACCAAAAATAGCTCCAGATGAGTATAAAAATGAATTTGAGATCATCAAAAAAGCAGCTCGTAATTTAAAACCGTGCGAAACATTTGATGAGTTTAAAAAAGAGCTTATGAGCGCTACAAATTTAAAAGGCAAAAACTTTTTCATGCCGCTACGTGCGCTTCTTACAAACGACCTTCACGGCCCTGAGCTTAGCGAGCTCTATCCACTCATCAAAGATGATCTAGGCAAAATTTTAATCTAG
- a CDS encoding large-conductance mechanosensitive channel MscL → MSFISEFKEFAMRGNVIDMAVGVVIGGAFGKIVSSLVGDVIMPVVGVLTGGVNFTDLKLTLKEAVDGVPAVTINYGSFIQTMVDFLIIAFCIFCVIKALNTLKNKLPKEEPAPAEPETPADIALLTEIRDLLKK, encoded by the coding sequence ATGAGTTTTATAAGCGAATTTAAAGAATTTGCGATGCGTGGAAATGTCATAGATATGGCTGTTGGTGTTGTTATAGGTGGCGCGTTTGGAAAGATCGTTTCATCACTAGTTGGTGATGTCATCATGCCAGTTGTTGGCGTTTTAACTGGCGGTGTAAATTTTACTGATCTTAAGCTTACACTAAAAGAAGCGGTAGATGGCGTACCTGCTGTTACGATAAACTATGGCTCATTTATACAAACAATGGTTGATTTTTTAATAATCGCATTTTGTATTTTCTGCGTTATCAAAGCTTTAAATACACTTAAAAATAAATTACCAAAAGAGGAGCCAGCTCCAGCAGAGCCTGAAACTCCAGCTGACATAGCACTTCTAACTGAGATTAGAGATCTACTTAAAAAATAA
- a CDS encoding transcriptional regulator, translating into MIEKIPFFQGLNEEDLAKLEAISVVKKYKKGEFLFIEGEEPKWLIFLISGSVKLYKTTANGKEIFIHQLAPMNFVAEVVNFENIVYPASAIFTISGEVLKINYEKFAAEFLIKPEICMKFLKSMSEKIRITTNLLHQELILSSEEKVARFILDHEDLFNELKHTKISSILNMTPETFSRILNKFKTNGLVKLDEKNQILEKDVGGLQEIYSY; encoded by the coding sequence ATGATAGAGAAAATCCCATTTTTTCAAGGCTTAAACGAAGAAGATTTAGCCAAACTTGAAGCCATAAGTGTTGTAAAAAAGTATAAAAAGGGCGAATTTTTATTTATAGAAGGCGAGGAGCCAAAATGGTTAATATTTTTGATAAGTGGCTCTGTTAAGCTTTATAAAACCACGGCAAACGGAAAAGAAATTTTTATTCATCAGTTAGCACCTATGAATTTTGTAGCTGAAGTCGTAAATTTTGAAAATATTGTCTACCCGGCTAGTGCCATTTTTACCATATCTGGCGAGGTATTAAAGATAAATTATGAAAAATTTGCAGCAGAATTTTTAATAAAACCAGAAATTTGTATGAAATTTTTAAAATCAATGTCTGAAAAGATAAGAATCACAACAAATCTACTTCATCAAGAGTTAATTTTAAGCTCAGAAGAAAAAGTGGCTAGGTTTATTTTAGATCATGAAGATTTATTTAATGAGCTAAAACATACAAAAATTTCATCAATACTTAATATGACTCCAGAAACTTTTTCAAGGATTTTAAATAAATTTAAAACAAATGGTTTGGTTAAACTTGACGAAAAGAACCAAATTTTGGAAAAAGATGTAGGTGGACTGCAAGAAATTTATTCTTATTGA
- a CDS encoding cytochrome C, with protein MAEVKKKFFVWSSVIIGIVIGLIASMGIADALHATGSGYICTICHTMDPMNAAYHEDVHGGNNKLGIKAECSACHLNHTSAYTYVLTKLKVSINDGYKTFFTDTDKIDWRKKREHASHFVYDSGCLTCHSNLKNVIQAGKSFLPHRDYFVLGNPNKKSCVDCHEHVGHKNLGLQIDKFEAIKKQENNKTK; from the coding sequence TTGGCTGAAGTTAAGAAGAAATTTTTTGTTTGGTCATCTGTTATTATCGGCATTGTGATCGGACTTATTGCGTCTATGGGTATTGCTGATGCGCTTCATGCAACTGGTAGCGGCTACATCTGTACCATTTGCCACACTATGGATCCTATGAATGCTGCATATCATGAAGATGTACACGGTGGCAATAACAAGCTTGGCATAAAAGCTGAATGTTCAGCCTGTCACCTAAATCATACAAGTGCCTATACCTATGTACTTACAAAACTTAAAGTATCGATAAATGATGGTTATAAGACATTTTTTACAGATACGGACAAGATCGACTGGCGCAAAAAACGCGAGCATGCATCTCACTTTGTCTATGATAGTGGATGTTTGACTTGCCACTCAAATTTAAAAAATGTTATTCAAGCTGGTAAATCATTCTTGCCACATAGAGATTATTTCGTTCTTGGAAATCCTAATAAAAAATCATGTGTTGACTGCCACGAGCACGTTGGTCACAAGAATTTAGGACTACAAATCGATAAATTTGAAGCAATTAAAAAACAAGAAAACAATAAAACCAAGTAA